A genomic region of Drosophila kikkawai strain 14028-0561.14 chromosome X, DkikHiC1v2, whole genome shotgun sequence contains the following coding sequences:
- the LOC108074929 gene encoding uncharacterized protein, whose amino-acid sequence MDPPPSTPPFPPTKNKDEFQRRSTEEEQAQSRDRRASVHYATIGEFLASLKNVQDKALGLEDYLRAVRCPEQQPLGDGDPVRESQEQGKN is encoded by the coding sequence atggacCCTCCACCATCTACTCCTCCTTTTCCTCCTACCAAAAACAAGGATGAGTTCCAGCGTAGAAGCACTGAGGAGGAGCAGGCCCAGAGCCGAGATCGCCGGGCCTCTGTGCACTATGCCACAATCGGAGAGTTCCTGGCCAGCCTCAAGAATGTCCAGGACAAGGCTCTGGGCCTGGAGGACTATCTGAGGGCTGTCAGGTGTCCGGAGCAACAGCCACTTGGGGATGGAGATCCCGTTAGGGAGAGTCAGGAGCAGGGCAAGAACTAG